A stretch of Campylobacter showae DNA encodes these proteins:
- a CDS encoding YagU family protein, with protein sequence MNSQTKERFGLAALIGLIAGVVSAFVKWGAEFPLPPRSPMDMFDAACGPESTIRSADTIDCSRNFLNPPYVFLRDYIGIADPNAAIYEFAGHAFNYVMFTHIIFSIVFAVGYCIVAEKFPKITMWQGVLAGILANIAVHVISLPILGLTLPLWTLPWYEHVSEFMGHMILFWRV encoded by the coding sequence ATGAATTCGCAAACTAAAGAACGCTTTGGTTTAGCCGCTCTAATCGGCCTAATCGCAGGCGTGGTTTCAGCCTTTGTTAAGTGGGGAGCAGAATTTCCACTTCCGCCAAGAAGTCCTATGGATATGTTTGACGCCGCTTGCGGGCCAGAAAGCACGATCAGATCGGCCGACACGATCGACTGCTCGAGGAATTTCCTAAATCCGCCTTATGTCTTTTTAAGAGATTACATAGGCATCGCCGATCCAAATGCCGCGATCTACGAATTTGCAGGGCATGCGTTTAACTACGTGATGTTTACGCATATCATTTTTTCGATCGTTTTTGCCGTCGGATACTGCATTGTAGCTGAGAAATTTCCAAAGATCACGATGTGGCAAGGCGTACTAGCCGGTATCCTAGCAAACATCGCCGTTCACGTGATATCACTGCCTATTTTGGGCCTTACGCTGCCTCTTTGGACGCTACCTTGGTATGAGCATGTGTCTGAATTTATGGGCCATATGATATTGTTTTGGCGGGTCTAG
- a CDS encoding radical SAM protein, whose product MQVAKVHAKNILSRSEIGSGGYAINPYVGCPHGCIYCYAEFMRGVTGHKEAWGEFLDAKDFDAASLVKFAASHGGERVFMSSVTDCYNPYEARFGATRKVLETLAGSDVNLQILTKSSLVTRDIDLLQTMPNVRVGVSLSVIDESLRRMLEPNASSVAARIAAIKKLRAAGVKTYIFVAPIFPQITPVFDIISRYGDAADEIWFDRLNLYPNFRDKILAFVGRNFPALLPLYKQIYLFGDDGYFERLAGEIRLAAQEKFGSESGERVRIFFERRKSGAGKFER is encoded by the coding sequence ATGCAAGTCGCAAAAGTCCATGCCAAAAATATCCTCTCACGCTCCGAAATCGGTAGCGGCGGCTACGCGATCAACCCGTACGTAGGCTGCCCGCACGGTTGTATCTACTGCTACGCCGAGTTTATGCGCGGCGTCACGGGGCACAAGGAGGCGTGGGGCGAGTTTTTGGACGCGAAGGATTTTGACGCGGCGAGCCTAGTTAAATTTGCGGCTTCGCACGGCGGCGAGCGCGTATTCATGAGCTCGGTCACCGACTGCTATAATCCGTACGAGGCGCGCTTTGGAGCTACGCGAAAAGTCCTTGAAACGCTTGCTGGCTCGGATGTAAACCTGCAAATTTTAACCAAATCAAGCCTCGTGACGCGCGACATAGACCTGCTGCAAACCATGCCAAACGTCCGCGTAGGCGTGAGTTTGAGTGTGATAGACGAAAGCTTACGCCGCATGCTCGAGCCTAATGCAAGTTCCGTCGCAGCAAGGATCGCAGCGATAAAAAAACTGCGCGCCGCGGGAGTGAAAACATATATCTTCGTCGCGCCGATTTTCCCGCAGATCACGCCCGTTTTTGATATCATATCCCGCTACGGCGACGCGGCGGATGAAATTTGGTTTGATAGGCTAAATCTCTATCCGAATTTTCGAGATAAAATTCTAGCCTTTGTCGGGCGAAATTTCCCGGCGCTTTTGCCGCTTTATAAGCAAATTTATCTATTTGGAGATGACGGCTATTTCGAGCGGTTAGCTGGCGAGATCAGGCTGGCGGCGCAGGAGAAATTTGGAAGCGAGAGCGGCGAGAGGGTTAGGATATTTTTTGAGCGGAGAAAATCCGGCGCAGGTAAATTTGAAAGGTAA
- a CDS encoding alpha/beta hydrolase translates to MNVILRLGIMVLILYMALLALLYFFQERLIFFPSKLEPNHEFSFDQPFEEIRLDANGTRISGLKFLAQNRDGGQIYGDARDANGERKSKNGAAIFFHGNACNLQGWGKYARYFTDLGYDFYLFDYRGYGKSGGEIGSQEQLYADADAMMQLVLGEYDAGEVTAVGYSVGSGLAARAAQKYGAKRLILIAPYFSLEELARKKIPFVPKFLIKYKIPTFEFVGGFGGPVTIFHGEHDELIGVDNSRRLFKFLKPGDQIYELNAGHNDILGLSELWGKLAQKLGE, encoded by the coding sequence ATGAACGTAATTTTACGGCTCGGCATTATGGTTTTGATCCTATATATGGCGCTTTTGGCGCTGCTTTATTTTTTTCAAGAGAGGCTGATATTTTTCCCGAGCAAGCTTGAGCCAAACCATGAGTTTAGCTTTGATCAGCCGTTTGAGGAGATAAGACTGGACGCAAACGGCACGCGGATAAGCGGGCTTAAGTTTTTAGCGCAGAATAGGGACGGCGGGCAAATTTACGGCGACGCGCGCGATGCGAACGGCGAACGAAAGTCAAAAAACGGCGCGGCGATATTTTTCCACGGCAATGCGTGCAATCTGCAAGGCTGGGGCAAGTATGCGCGGTATTTTACGGATTTGGGCTATGATTTTTATCTGTTTGACTATCGAGGCTACGGTAAGAGCGGCGGCGAGATAGGCTCGCAGGAGCAGCTTTACGCGGATGCGGACGCGATGATGCAGCTGGTTTTAGGGGAGTATGACGCGGGCGAGGTCACGGCGGTCGGGTACTCGGTAGGCAGCGGACTGGCGGCTCGCGCGGCGCAAAAATACGGCGCTAAGCGGCTGATTTTGATTGCGCCTTATTTTAGCCTAGAGGAGCTGGCGCGCAAGAAAATACCATTCGTGCCGAAATTTTTAATCAAATACAAAATCCCTACGTTTGAGTTTGTCGGCGGTTTTGGCGGGCCGGTGACGATATTTCACGGCGAGCATGACGAGCTAATCGGCGTGGATAACTCGCGCAGGCTATTTAAATTTCTAAAACCCGGAGATCAAATTTACGAGCTAAACGCCGGACACAACGATATCCTAGGCCTAAGCGAGCTTTGGGGAAAATTAGCGCAGAAGCTGGGCGAGTAG